The following coding sequences lie in one Primulina huaijiensis isolate GDHJ02 chromosome 2, ASM1229523v2, whole genome shotgun sequence genomic window:
- the LOC140958904 gene encoding probable pectinesterase 29, which produces MANFFTSDDQKMSLFQSFVGLIIVVLCLSPNTNATTERNHEKFKDFPTIYVDHSGRGNFTRIQAAIDSVPSYNKNWICIYIRAGTYREKIRIPYDRPLIYLKGEGKRATTVTWDDHESIETSSTFTSFADNIVVKGIKFVNSYNQPPGKSGNPITPAVAGNFQGDKYVFVDCAFIGYQDTLWDVQGRHYFKSCTIEGSVDFIFGSGQSIYEGCVISVVAGSLGVPGYITAQGRESPNEANGFVFKTCKIVGDGKTFLGRPWRSFARVVFANSLMSGIVVPEGWDPWYSVGHEDRLTYAEHNCHGSGSDLSRRVKWANTVSVEVVNRLISMSFIDNEGWIKDWMVA; this is translated from the exons ATGGCAAACTTTTTTACCTCTGACGATCAAAAAATGTCCCTTTTTCAATCTTTTGTCGGGTTAATTATCGTAGTTTTATGTTTATCTCCAAATACCAATGCTACTACAGAAAGAAATCatgaaaaatttaaagatttccCAACAATTTATGTTGATCACTCTGGAAGAGGCAATTTCACAAGAATTCAGGCTGCCATTGATTCAGTCCCCTCGTACAACAAGAACTGGATTTGTATTTACATCCGGGCTGGAACTTATAG AGAGAAAATTCGGATCCCGTACGACAGGCCATTGATATACCTTAAAGGAGAAGGGAAGCGAGCTACTACTGTTACTTGGGATGACCATGAATCCATTGAGACAAGCTCTACTTTCACTTCCTTTGCGGACAACATTGTTGTCAAAGGCATTAAATTTGTG AATTCTTACAATCAACCTCCGGGGAAATCCGGTAACCCGATTACGCCAGCGGTTGCAGGCAATTTTCAAGGGGATAAGTATGTGTTTGTGGACTGTGCGTTCATAGGATATCAGGATACATTGTGGGATGTTCAAGGGAGGCATTACTTCAAATCATGCACTATTGAAGGATCTGTTGATTTTATATTTGGTTCTGGCCAATCCATTTATGAG GGATGCGTGATTTCAGTAGTAGCAGGATCCCTTGGAGTTCCAGGCTACATCACAGCTCAAGGAAGAGAAAGCCCTAATGAAGCAAATGGATTTGTATTCAAAACATGCAAAATAGTTGGAGATGGAAAAACGTTTTTAGGAAGGCCTTGGAGGAGTTTCGCAAGAGTCGTGTTCGCAAACTCGTTAATGTCCGGAATCGTGGTTCCTGAAGGATGGGACCCTTGGTACAGCGTCGGGCACGA agaCCGATTAACTTACGCTGAGCACAATTGTCATGGCTCGGGTTCGGATCTTTCTAGAAGGGTGAAATGGGCAAATACTGTGAGTGTAGAAGTGGTGAATCGATTAATTAGCATGTCATTCATTGATAATGAAGGCTGGATCAAAGATTGGATGGTTGCATAG
- the LOC140963838 gene encoding protein arginine methyltransferase NDUFAF7 homolog, mitochondrial isoform X1, translated as MAARRASSKLLPSFLLSPKVIPASPAYFSTQIVGESPVLVRDFIHAALYDPNHGYFSQRSGSVGVLDRSIKFNELQGRKAYMKHLDKIYKQGDISWFTPVELFKPWYAHGIAEAILRTANLSVPLKIYEIGGGSGTCAKGVMDYIKLNAPTRVYDNMAYISVEISSSLAKKQLETVGEVGSHSKKFKVECRDAADSSGWGVEQQPCWVIMLEVLDNLPHDLIYSENQISNWMEVWVEKQHGKSELCELYKPLEDPLITSCMEVMGLPKDGITRGTLGVLSAKSLWAKLLPKPRRSWLPTGCLKLLKVLHGALPMMSLITADFSFLPDVRIPGERAPLVACKKDGSNSDHNNYLDAKSDADIFFPTDFGLLERMDHYCSGWLKPHESKSSKGKKRRTIMLDTSSFMEEFGLPSKTRTKDGYNPMLDDFKNTKFYLSVPTHNTK; from the exons ATGGCCGCTCGCCGTGCCTCCTCCAAGCTCCTGCCATCTTTTCTATTGTCTCCTAAAG tgaTTCCAGCTTCTCCAGCTTATTTTTCGACTCAGATTGTCGGTGAATCCCCGGTTCTA GTAAGGGATTTTATCCACGCGGCTTTATATGACCCAAATCACGGGTATTTTTCTCAAAGATCGGGATCAGTTGGAGTGCTTGATAGAAGCATCAAGTTCAATGAGCTTCAAG GCAGGAAAGCTTATATGAAACACTTGGATAAAATCTACAAGCAGGGTGATATATCTTGGTTTACTCCTGTCGAACTTTTTAAG CCATGGTATGCTCATGGGATAGCTGAAGCAATATTGAGAACGGCTAACCTCTCTGTACCCCTGAAA atTTATGAAATTGGAGGTGGCTCAGGAACTTGTGCGAAGGGTGTAATGGATTACATAAAGCTGAATGCTCCGACAAGAGTTTATGATAATATGGCTTATAT CTCGGTAGAAATCAGTTCTTCACTTGCGAAGAAACAACTAGAAACTGTTGGAGAAGTAGGTAGTCACTCGAAAAAGTTCAAGGTAGAATGTCGTGATGCTGCTGACTCTAGTGGATGGG GGGTTGAGCAACAACCTTGCTGGGTTATAATGTTAGAG GTGCTTGATAATCTTCCTCACGATCTTATTTACTCTGAGAATCAAATCTCAAATTGGATGGAAGTATGGGTTGAAAAGCAACATGGCAA GTCAGAACTCTGCGAATTGTACAAGCCACTAGAAGATCCACTTATAACAAGTTGCATGGAGGTCATGGGTTTGCCAAAAGATGGCATTACTCGTGGAACCTTGGGAGTTCTATCTGCCAAAAGTCTTTGGGCTAAACTTTTGCCAAAGCCTCGGAGATCCTGGTTACCGACTGGTTGTTTG AAACTTCTCAAAGTTTTGCATGGTGCATTGCCAATGATGTCTCTAATCACAGCCGATTTCAGTTTCCTTCCAGATGTGAGAATACCTGGTGAACGTGCTCCTCTAGTTGCTTGCAAG AAAGATGGCAGTAACTCAGATCACAACAATTATCTGGATGCAAAG AGCGATGCTGATATATTCTTTCCGACAGATTTTGGGCTTTTGGAAAGAATGGATCACTACTGCTCTGGATGGCTAAAGCCACATGAATCTAAGTCTTCCAAGGGGAAAAAGAGGCGAACAATCATG cTTGATACGTCATCATTTATGGAAGAATTCGGACTCCCTTCAAAGACGAGAACCAAAGATGGATACAATCCAATGTTGGATGATTTCAAGAACACCAAATTTTATCTGAGTGTTCCTACACACAACACCAAGTAG
- the LOC140971883 gene encoding uncharacterized protein encodes MASSSTTPHPTIAQGDKPEKFSDANFKRWQQKMLFYLTTLSLSRFLKEDPPTVAENETDTNMRAALDAWNQSDFLCKNYILNGLDNALYNVYCKVKTAKELWDMLDKKYRAEDAGLKKFIVVRFLDFKMVDSKSVMSQVQELQIILHEIHAEGMSLSESFQVAALIEKLPPLWKDFKNYLKHKRKEMGLEDLIVRLRIEEDNKSTEANASKMAARVNIVGSSF; translated from the coding sequence ATGGCATCATCATCTACAACACCACATCCAACCATTGCACAAGGAGATAAACCAGAAAAGTTTTCTGatgcaaatttcaaaagatGGCAACAAAAGATGCTCTTCTATCTCACAACCTTGAGTTTGTCAAGGTTCTTGAAGGAGGATCCTCCCACCGTTGCTGAAAACGAGACAGACACCAACATGAGGGCCGCTTTGGATGCATGGAACCAAAGTGATTTTCTATGCAAGAACTACATCCTCAATGGACTTGACAATGCATTGTACAATGTGTACTGTAAAGTCAAGACCGCCAAGGAACTTTGGGATATGCTTGATAAGAAATACAGGGCGGAGGATGCGGGCTTGAAGAAGTTCATTGTTGTGAGATTTTTGGACTTcaagatggtggactcaaaatcCGTGATGAGTCAAGTGCAAGAACTACAAATTATCTTGCACGAGATTCATGCGGAAGGAATGAGTCTAAGCGAGTCCTTCCAAGTTGCTGCATTGATCGAGAAACTCCCTCCgttgtggaaggatttcaaaaattacttgAAGCACAAAAGAAAGGAGATGGGATTGGAGGATCTCATTGTGAGATTGAGAATAGAAGAGGACAACAAGAGCACCGAGGCCAATGCAAGTAAAATGGCAGCAAGGGTGAACATTGTTGGATCGAGTTTCTAA
- the LOC140963838 gene encoding uncharacterized protein isoform X2 — translation MKHLDKIYKQGDISWFTPVELFKPWYAHGIAEAILRTANLSVPLKIYEIGGGSGTCAKGVMDYIKLNAPTRVYDNMAYISVEISSSLAKKQLETVGEVGSHSKKFKVECRDAADSSGWGVEQQPCWVIMLEVLDNLPHDLIYSENQISNWMEVWVEKQHGKSELCELYKPLEDPLITSCMEVMGLPKDGITRGTLGVLSAKSLWAKLLPKPRRSWLPTGCLKLLKVLHGALPMMSLITADFSFLPDVRIPGERAPLVACKKDGSNSDHNNYLDAKSDADIFFPTDFGLLERMDHYCSGWLKPHESKSSKGKKRRTIMLDTSSFMEEFGLPSKTRTKDGYNPMLDDFKNTKFYLSVPTHNTK, via the exons ATGAAACACTTGGATAAAATCTACAAGCAGGGTGATATATCTTGGTTTACTCCTGTCGAACTTTTTAAG CCATGGTATGCTCATGGGATAGCTGAAGCAATATTGAGAACGGCTAACCTCTCTGTACCCCTGAAA atTTATGAAATTGGAGGTGGCTCAGGAACTTGTGCGAAGGGTGTAATGGATTACATAAAGCTGAATGCTCCGACAAGAGTTTATGATAATATGGCTTATAT CTCGGTAGAAATCAGTTCTTCACTTGCGAAGAAACAACTAGAAACTGTTGGAGAAGTAGGTAGTCACTCGAAAAAGTTCAAGGTAGAATGTCGTGATGCTGCTGACTCTAGTGGATGGG GGGTTGAGCAACAACCTTGCTGGGTTATAATGTTAGAG GTGCTTGATAATCTTCCTCACGATCTTATTTACTCTGAGAATCAAATCTCAAATTGGATGGAAGTATGGGTTGAAAAGCAACATGGCAA GTCAGAACTCTGCGAATTGTACAAGCCACTAGAAGATCCACTTATAACAAGTTGCATGGAGGTCATGGGTTTGCCAAAAGATGGCATTACTCGTGGAACCTTGGGAGTTCTATCTGCCAAAAGTCTTTGGGCTAAACTTTTGCCAAAGCCTCGGAGATCCTGGTTACCGACTGGTTGTTTG AAACTTCTCAAAGTTTTGCATGGTGCATTGCCAATGATGTCTCTAATCACAGCCGATTTCAGTTTCCTTCCAGATGTGAGAATACCTGGTGAACGTGCTCCTCTAGTTGCTTGCAAG AAAGATGGCAGTAACTCAGATCACAACAATTATCTGGATGCAAAG AGCGATGCTGATATATTCTTTCCGACAGATTTTGGGCTTTTGGAAAGAATGGATCACTACTGCTCTGGATGGCTAAAGCCACATGAATCTAAGTCTTCCAAGGGGAAAAAGAGGCGAACAATCATG cTTGATACGTCATCATTTATGGAAGAATTCGGACTCCCTTCAAAGACGAGAACCAAAGATGGATACAATCCAATGTTGGATGATTTCAAGAACACCAAATTTTATCTGAGTGTTCCTACACACAACACCAAGTAG